The region AGACCAGCTTTTACAAGTCTATGCTACTAACATTACTAAGCATACAGGATTGTTTGTCAGAGAAGCACATGTCAGGTTGCGTAGCTCCTGATCTAGGATTTTGTGCCTAGCAAATAATTTGAGGGATTGAGGTAAAGGCTTATGGAAATCCTATAGAGCCACATAAAcggcttttttttcttaatgaagaaCATCATGGGTAAGGCCacatatttttgtaatatttaaacatattcttCAGGCGATTTATTGCATCTACTCACAAATCAAAAAGCAAGGAGGCTGACtcctttcccacccccaccccctacccaccTCGTGCAAATTAAACAGTGGCTAGAACTGAAGGAACAAGGGGTAGAGGTGTGGGTCAGGTATTTATTAGCTGAAATGTACAAAAAGGCTGGCTGGTTTGGAATGGTTGCATCTAATCTAGCCAGAGTTTGGTTCTTACTTGGGGAGTTCATAGCCCCAACCACCAGCAGTCAGTTTCCATTTCTCCCCCAAACCAACCACCTACTCTTTAAAACAAGTTAAAACAATCCacagcttaaaaaagaaaatgcccagATTCCATCACTAATTTTGCTGTTCAACATTTTAAGGTTGGAGCAAATCTGTGGATCACTGTTTCCAAGCTAAATAATTTATCTACCTACATTATGTAGTAGAAGTTGCTTCTTATCCGAGTTATCAATGTCCTTTATTTAACCATGGCTTACCAAAACATGCAGCCACTTCCACTTTAGCTGACTTACAGAACAGGCTTGATGAACATGGAGAAGACATGTACGTTTTAATTAAGCCTAAGCCCTAACACTGCTGGGGTACTGGCTGAGCTGAGGCCAGGCATGAAGGCTTCTATTACAGTTTATGAGGTGTTGACATTTTATCCAGAGTCTAATAACCACTGAATCAGGGAAAACTTAACACTGATCTATTCTAAGAATTCAGATTCTCGCTCAGAACTGTGACAAAATTCAGTATTCAGAATTAGTATAGCTAATAAAAAAGATTTCATGGACACTGCTTATGACCAGAGAGGCTTATCAATAAGGTGATAAACAATAGCGATGGTCTGGGTTATTTCCAGACATCTTCGTGATGAGAGAGCTTTACCTTCTCACGCAGTGACTTGAGTACCTATTGGCTACTCCTATTACGTTCAAGTTAGATAATTTTGATGTCTCCATCTTTTGTTGTTTACTTGTTCCTTGGACCTCTTCTGATGAAAACTTCCCATCATGTTTACCAAACTCTTTTAACTTTAAGGAGTTTGAATGTCACATTGAATTCTCACTTCTTTTTACTCAAGATTCAAAGTTTCCCAAAGTTCTAATTCCATGGCTGGGCTCCTGCCTTGATTGGCTGTTGGGACTTCTAGAATTTAGAGTATTTTGCAAACTCACTGGACCGTTTAGGATTGAGGAATTCTGTCTTTGGATCTGCTCTTCCATATCCACAGGTCTGTTTGTTATGACTTCCTTGATACTTCTTTATAAGACAATACAAGAGGAAaccatgtgtgtatatgtttgaaatAGAAATGATACATTGCACAGATATAGTTCACCACGTTCTGGGGTGGGTTGTCAGTGTTCAAACGGGGAGTCTAAAGAGTAGGAACAGATGCTTTTTTCCCTTAATGGCCCTTTCTCTCATGTAAAATCCTTCCATTTATTTCCCTAAGATTTAGTGATAGCTTTAAACACTTTAACTAAATTACCCAGTGGCTTGGCAGCCATGAATGAGGCAAAATCTTTTTAGAAATCCTAGCAATCTGTTAGACTGTGGGTACTGTGATACAAAATCTGCGTGTTCCACGTAGAAAAATTAAATCAGTGCAATGGATGTGAGCACATAATGCAAATGGCACCATTTCTAAACCAAGGGTACATGACCTGCCTCTAAATATTgaatttctatgttttctttttcagtcattgACTTTCTAAATTTGGGCCAATTTATCCTCATTATCCCTAAGTAAAcctactttgatttttttaacagTTATTTTCTAATCAAATAGAGCCAGCCAGCCCTGACTCATGGATCCCGATGTTGCTAGGATACATGGCTTGGTATTTGATGAAAGTATATCACTTCAAAGGGGAAAACTTTCAAGTGTCCTAGAAAATGACACTCCCCCGTCTTCCACTGTGGAAGACAGGCCCAATCCTAGAGCTTCTTGAAAGCTTGCAGACTGCAGGATTGGCCTCCCATGCTTTGAAATAAGCAACCTCTCTGGAGGGCTGTGCAATCGCTGAAACTAGCCAGGTTGATCTTAAAGCAAGGAACACACGTATTTAACAAAACAcgttttcatgtttgttttacagtgaagagaaaaaaacccAGAACCCCCAGATTTTAtgtactttgaaaatatatttaaaaacattaaaaattctatatttaaaacatatattatatgttaattaGTACACTTAAATAGAACTTGTATTTACAATAGGCTTCTGATGCGATTAAGTTTtaatgccaatttttttttcaagaacataattatataaatatactaaaatacaataaatatttttttgttggtttgttttacaTGGTGAATAATATCTTTACCATAGAGAGAACAAGGCCACAGACATTTACTTACATTGTCAATGGGAATCACCATAAAAAAAGCAACAGGCCTGCTGCCATGCATGAAACACTTCTGCCACAAAGAGACCACagcaagactttaaaaaaaacaaaaccaaacaaaacggAACACAAATGAACAGCAACAGAGAAAGATTTGAACAAAATCAACCTTAGGTCAATGTAAACCATCAAGCATGTGACTGTGATGTAGGTTGTTGAGTAAGAGACTGCCACGGATCACATGGTTGTTGAACGTCTCCTCCTCATCACAGATTCGGCCTTTGCAAAACACTTTGAAACTGTGATGGGGACTTTTTTCTGGTTTTAGAATTTTGTCCCttgaaaggaggctgggaaaaatTAACAGCAGATATTCCGAGAATTCATTACATGTTGAAGATAATTACAAAGATAATTCCAAACAGCACAAAACATACCTATACTACATAAAGTTATCCCTTCTTTTAAAGACAGGTATTCAGATGGTACGATAAAAGATAGGCTTGTTCTAAATGAAAGACTGAACAAGTTACACATTATTTGCTGATGGTGTCTTCATTCCCTGGGTCGTGGTAGACAGCCTCTTTTTATCATCCCTTACCCTAAGATGTAGCAAATTTCTTGAGGCTTTCCGATACTCCAGAACTGGCCCAGGAGATTTTCAAGTTTACACGATGGGCTAAATGGGCCTTAGCATTAATTTTCACTGGGATCCCTTTTGCCCAGGACCACTATTTCAGCTCCCAACTCGATTTCTCCTAACCCAAGATGGCAGAGGGAAGGTAGGGACCCTCTCCATGAACAGACAGGATGGTCAGGAGGTGGGGAGCATCATTTCACCAGGGAGCAACATTTTGTCAGCTCGTCCTGGTCTCTCCCACCGAGCAAGGTGCCTTTAAGCCTTTGGTATCTTGGATGGGCAGACACTGTTCCAAAGTCTTGTCCCTGGACAAGATTTTCTATTGGTAACTGTGGTCATCCAACCTGAGTTTTGGGGGGaacttttcctgtttttccttcccctttaCTGAAGTTCTCAAAAGACaaaaccctggtttcctcatgtCTAATTTCAAAGCAATCAATGTTCATGTAGCAAACATCTCCCATCTCATTGAATCCATTACATGATCACAACGCCACCCATGTGGTTCCAAAAATGCTCCGGGCTAATCCAGCTTTATACAAAATTATTCAGGGGCAGAGGGTGTAATCAGCTTGAGCGGGGTCCTCCAGCGAGAACCTCTTAGCACTGTTAGATAATGTAGGCACTTAAAGCTCGAGGTCCAAGCAACTTGACACGTGTCATGCCAGAGTCACCCCTGATGAGTCCTTTAGAGGTTTCCCTTCTGGAATGTCTCAAgtacccttccccacccccacctagaCCTCAGCACGACCACTCAGAAATTTTTCCTGCACCCCCTGGAAAGGATACATCAGCTCCACACAGCTTCCAGATGGCTGTTTAGTCTCATTTCACTGGCGGTGTGGACTCCTGCTCTATCTAGGTGTTTCTGGGTCTGTTTAGAACTCTACCTTTTGCTTCCAAGACAGTTTTAAACTttaccatgattttttttaagtccttatAATGATTGACCCAAATGTTTACCCCTCATCTAAAAGAATCTTCATTTTCgagttattttttgttgtttttctctcctcttaaaaaaaaaaaagaaagaaagaaagaaaagaaagaaatcattattCTCTAGGCTTATGAGTGCCACGGTGTGACAAAACGTGCCTACTCATTTGCAGCAGTGGTAAATTACTTCAGAGCGTGCAACTGGTTTTTCTCccttaagagaaaacaaaacaaggaggggaccagagggggtgggggggaaagaATGTGCTCAGAGTAAATGAAGATAGTTCTGATCAAAGaagcttcccccccacccccacccaccaacCGAGGCCCAGAGGGTGAGCGGGCGCCTAAGTGGTGCGCCATGGGCAGTGGAGTGAGCACTTCATTTATTTGTCATAATTTTATTCACTTTCCAGTCATCTGATTGATACTGCCAACATCTCTGCAACAGACAAGTGAATCTTTTATCAACCAGAATATAGATGGAAGGAATTCTTTCCCCATCCCTACACCCTGTgggaactaaaaaacaaaacaaaacaaacaaaaaaaacacaaaacaaacaaaaatataccCCTCCCATCCCCGATCCCCTAAGCCAGTAAAGCCATGACAACAGCACCTTGACATTGTTTTAATTCCAACGCTATCAGAAGTTAAAAGCAGTAAAACAGATAGAGTACTAACAAGAACGAAGATACTTACTGTCTAAAATGTAAACGGAATGTTTTGGTTCAAATTTttgttagactttttttttctttctttttttttgtctgttttctgaaAGAGGACAGTTTGTTATCAATTCACAATTAAAGCAGCATGCAATTTATtagtagtattttttaaactttttttttttttttttttttacgtttttCAATTCTTGGCAACGGCAACAAACCACAACATTGAGGAATGTAAAGCAGACTTTTTAAAGTTGTGCGCAAAAAATGACTGTTTCCCTTCTGGTCATGGAAATGTCCAATAAATAGATTGTAGAACCACTGTACTGTATAAACTTCATTTATACATGCagttcataaaattatttttttttcttaactgaatAATTTACCctgttatgtatatatacaaatagatCATTTTTGTCTCCATATAATCTATACAACATAAAGCCACTATCTTCCCCTCTTAATGGTCAGTGTACACACACAAGAAGTGTCTATCCGTATGAACCGCCAGCCAATGCGCTTTTTGCTATCCATGGTGAGGGCCCGCACGTACGACTGCGTAGTTCGGCACTGGGAATTCCAGTGCCTCTTGTCTATGCCCCTGCAGCCCTCCTTGGTGTAACCCATGGGATTGCACTTGGTCTCGTAGAAGTACTGCTTCAGCTGGCCTTTCGAGACGGGGACCTTTTCAAGGACCGTGACCGTCCCGCCCGACATGTCCACGGCAGTCTTTTTATCCGCTGCGGTCACCCACTCGCTGATGCTGTCACACACGCTCAGCTCCCCACGGCGGGCGGGGTCCGAGTGGCGCCGGACCCTCATGGACATGTTCGCGGCATCCAGGTAATTTTTGTATTCCTCcagcaggaagaggagagggggcTCCAAAGGCACTTGACTGCTGAGCATCACCCGGGAGGTGTACATGTCCGCGTCTTTATTGTTTTCCTCGCTGGGCCGAACTTTCTGGTCCTCGTCCAACAGCTCTTCAATCACGTGTTCAAAAGTGTCAGCCAAGGACGACGAGGACGTCAGGCCTCTTGAACCCACCTTGGGCCCATTCATGCTCTCCAGAGTCCCATGGGTCCGCACACCTGGGTAGGCCAAGCTGCCTTGTGCTCGGAGGTTGGCTTCTTTCATGGGGGCAGCCTTCATGCAACCGAAGTATGAAATAACCATAGTAAGGAAAAGGATGGTCATCACTCTTCTCACCTGGTGGAACTGTAGGGAGAGAGCAGAAACAGGACACAAGACGATTTAGGGCTTTCTTTTGCTGGGAGGCAAGGCAGCCATCTGATTGTAAGTCCAGGCCATTCTGCAGGGTCAAGGTTTCTGCTGTGTTGGTGATAAACTTGCAGCTGCACCGG is a window of Cervus canadensis isolate Bull #8, Minnesota chromosome 11, ASM1932006v1, whole genome shotgun sequence DNA encoding:
- the BDNF gene encoding LOW QUALITY PROTEIN: brain-derived neurotrophic factor (The sequence of the model RefSeq protein was modified relative to this genomic sequence to represent the inferred CDS: inserted 2 bases in 1 codon), whose translation is MCGATRFHHVWKRLILVNAQNTXLLQKGWRVHTCFGLDPHASVCYDCASQKKGCGVCIGASVESNKPIPENGLIKFHQVRRVMTILFLTMVISYFGCMKAAPMKEANLRAQGSLAYPGVRTHGTLESMNGPKVGSRGLTSSSSLADTFEHVIEELLDEDQKVRPSEENNKDADMYTSRVMLSSQVPLEPPLLFLLEEYKNYLDAANMSMRVRRHSDPARRGELSVCDSISEWVTAADKKTAVDMSGGTVTVLEKVPVSKGQLKQYFYETKCNPMGYTKEGCRGIDKRHWNSQCRTTQSYVRALTMDSKKRIGWRFIRIDTSCVCTLTIKRGR